GCTGACTTCTGCTGAATTGACTGCTCTTGCTGTTTTGGTTGTAAGTACTAAGATGGGAGAAGTCCAAAGTGGAGAAATTTCTTTAGAAACAGAACCTAGAATCGCTGAACAATATGACTTACCCAAAAGACTCGCCAACTTAAATAGTTCCATAAAATCAACTGAGAAAATAAAACAAACGATTAAAACAATCATAGCCCGAAAAGGCGCTTCGATTGCAATTGATAACGATTTGACCAAGTTTGCAGCTGACTTACTCTTTAATCGAAACTTAATCAGAAATCAATATGAATTGATAAAAGACTCTTTAGCAAATAATAGAAATCTAAATTATCCGAGTTGGGCACAAGGCTCAAACGAGCTCACCGATTTAAAAACCCGAAGCTCATATCAAGTAATTCCTGAAATAGGGGTTGTAACTATATATGCAATAGGCAATCAACAAAATGAATTTATTGTTAGACCCTATTTCGGTGCAAGTATCTACTTACGACCTGTGGACAAATCTATTCCGTACAAATATATTAGGTATGAGTTCTTACATCGGTTCTCATTTAATTTGGGGGTTACCGCAGGCAAAATAAACAAAGGAGAGTTTTCAGACTTGTTTAATAATGCCACCTTACTGCTAGGCGGAAATTATAAAATTTTTCGCGAGATGTCATTTTCTTTAGGCACTGCCATTATGCAGCGTAAAAACCATAACCCTGCAATAGATTCTCCGAAAGTCTCTTTTAATCTTTATGCAGGCCTGTCTTTTGATGTAGATCTAGCAAATGGAATTCAAAAACTTACCGGAAAATTACTGCCATGAAACAAATTATTATCTATATAGTCCTGTACATCTCACTCTTATCTTGCGTGAGTACAGTAAAAACAGAAGAGCTAATCAAGGATGTTGCTTTGGAGAAAACTGAAATCCTTGCAGACGGAACTACTGTCGTAGTGATAAAAGTCGAGTTAAATGAGAAGTTGACCCAACGAAAGGTCCGTTTTGAAGTCGACAGAGGCTTTCTAATTGACAGCAAAGATGGCAATGTAATTTTGGTAGATGCTGAAATGGAAAATCAACAGCTTTTTGCAAAGGCAAAATTACGAGCTCCTTCTACCCCCGGGCTAATTACAATTAACATCCAATCGGAACTCCCCGATCGTAAAGGATTGAATGTGGTTACCAAAACCATTACAGCCAAGGAATCAGTACCTCAAAAGCTTGAATTAAAAGCCAATTCCTTCCAAGTTTTCAACAATTTTGACGGAGAAATTGAACTATCCGGACAATTATATAATGCAGAAGGAAAAGGAGTTTCAAATGGTTATCGGGTAAAATTTAATGTACCTGAACCTACCAAAAGTGCTTTTAGAAACGAAAATCTCATTAGTACAAACTCAAAGATTTCAGCAACCTTTAGCCCCGGTCTTGTAGCTCCCGAACAGTTTCTAACTATATCAGGAACAGTGCTTGATGCCAATGGAAATGATTTAAAAATCCCAAGTAATGAATTGAAAATTTATGTAACTCAAAAAAAATAACAACCTTATGAAACTGAAAGATCAACAATTACTTACGGAGAAACGAGAACTACTGGTAGAAGGAATGCAGAAAGTCTTAAATGAATTAGACTTAGGCAATCTCAGAATAGCCGGCCTGACTTTAGAAAGTTCTCAGGCTGACGATGATGATGATTGGGCTACTTTTGCATTTAATGATATTAGATGCCCGCCCGGATTTGTTTTAAGGATAAAATTTGATCCTTTTACCGGCAGGCCTGTTGCGGTTTGCGAAAAAGTGTAAGAGTTCACTTATTCCATTGATGAATCGGCAGCCATGCCTGTTTTGGTTGTCGATTCTTTTTTTTATTCCAAAGCAAAACAAACTCTTACACTCACCCCTCCCTAAAACGCCAACTCAATCTGACCGTTTTTTTCTTTCTTCTTACCGCCTTTGGCTGCCTCCGCCTTGATTTTTTGGAGCAGTACCGAGGCGGGCTCATCGGTAGGGTCTTGGGGAACTAACTCTCCCCGAAAGGCTTTGGCCAATAACGCCTGCGGCAGCTTTTCTATCTTAGCTTTCAACGACTCGTACTGCGCTTCGAGCGCATCTGCTTGCGCAAATAATGCATCCACTCGTTTGACGATTTCCTGTTGCTCTTCAGTAGATGGTGATGTCGTCAATAAAAGGGTGAGGCGGCATCGACGTTCCACTTTTTTGGAAGGAGGTCAGGATTTACAACCTCAGTTTTTAATGGCATCAAGCAGTTTTTTCAATTCCCCTTACTCGAATTACCCTCTTATTCTCATTGTATATAACCTCTCTAAAGTCACCTACCTTTGCATCAAGCAATGCTTTGCCTAAGGGGGTATTAATATTATAGAGATGCTTCTTGGGGTTTGATGCTTCTTGAATAAGAGTTACAACTAAATTATCTAAAGGTTTATCGGTATAGTGAAATGTGACTTTATCCCCAAGACCTACAAATATTTCAGGGGGAGTATTCTCTGTTTCACTAATTATATTTGTTTTATGGACTTCTTGCAAAAATGACTTGAATTCTTCTTCATCCTGAATATCAATATAATAATCATCTTCATCTGTTTGAATTTTATCCGACTTACGCCGCTGTTCCAAAAACTCCAATAATCGCTCCGTTTCACGGCGGGGGTTATAAAACCAGTCTGTTGACCAAATTCTGTAAATTCGGTCCCTCCATCCAAGTGATTCCAGAATTTCCTGCCTTATCCGATCTCTATCTCGTGCCGATCTGCTTGAATGATAAGACGCACCGTCACATTCTATAGCTGCCAAAAACTCTCCTAATCTCTCCGGATTTTTTACTGCTAAATCAACAAAATATCCGGCTACCCCAAGTTGTGGTACCACCTCATAACCTTTGCTTTCTAAGACATCTTTTACTGAAAGCTCAAAATCACTGTCGGCTTCGCGTCCACTAGGTGTACCTGAAAAAAGGATATTATTATTTGCAAAGTGCAAGTAGTCTCGTAATGCTTTTGTCCCGCGAGGAGTTTGTTCATCAATCACAATATCCTCGGGTAGCATAGAGGTAAACAGTTCA
Above is a window of Runella slithyformis DSM 19594 DNA encoding:
- a CDS encoding type I restriction-modification system subunit S, which codes for MERRCRLTLLLTTSPSTEEQQEIVKRVDALFAQADALEAQYESLKAKIEKLPQALLAKAFRGELVPQDPTDEPASVLLQKIKAEAAKGGKKKEKNGQIELAF